Proteins from one Plodia interpunctella isolate USDA-ARS_2022_Savannah chromosome 7, ilPloInte3.2, whole genome shotgun sequence genomic window:
- the LOC128671159 gene encoding MKI67 FHA domain-interacting nucleolar phosphoprotein-like: MEENVALDSSKQKQFVKSIKGIKKKLNKKIPEISTSNNVAASKIKEGKSKKRKIKERGLVYLAHVPHGFYENEMTQYFKQFGMVTNVRVIRSKRTGNSKGYAFVEFKEPTVAQIVAETMNNYLMGKRLLKAAYIPPEKQRPYAMRKKWNPTHNPGRDAMIKQKKAYNADKNDSQDLKIARKTLSNINKTKEKLRALGIDYDFFTPVDVPEELLSSDTAKNREKQEKSKKPKTIEIVQPNKVKQGKIEMKNDKKTKGKKIEQVSNINSKQQKQKEQKLKEKGVKPAENFIKVLEESGDESDSSLEFDSDEFEKLMENEDDSLGSEDKDSSEDGSDNSDEESEELPKIPLVINPNKLKNQGNKKPQMKRKPVLVMANPPKKSKFEKQQKNPQFAKKQLKKKK, from the exons atggAAGAAAATGTTGCTTTGGACTCTAGCAAACAAAAGCAATTTGTAAAATCAATCAAaggcattaaaaaaaagttaaataag AAAATTCCTGAAATATCAACGTCTAATAATGTTGCAGCGTCGAAAATTAAGGAAGGCAAATCaaagaaaaggaaaattaaagaaagaGGTCTTGTTTATCTAGCTCATGTTCCACATGGATTTTACgag aATGAAATGACTCAATATTTCAAACAGTTTGGAATGGTCACAAATGTGAGAGTGATCAGGTCAAAGCGCACTGGCAACTCTAAAGGGTATGCATTTGTTGAATTCAAAGAGCCCACAGTTGCTCAAATCGTTGCGGAGACAATGAACAACTATTTGATGGGGAAAAGGCTATTAAAAG CTGCCTATATACCACCTGAAAAACAGAGGCCTTATGCAATGAGAAAGAAATGGAATCCTACACATAATCCAGGCAGAGATGCAATgataaaacagaaaaag GCATATAATGCTGATAAAAATGATTCACAAGATTTGAAGATAGCCAGGAAAACTCTCTCAAA cataaataaaacaaaggaaAAACTACGTGCATTGGGCATCGACTATGACTTCTTCACTCCAGTTGATGTCCCTGAAGAGTTATTGTCTTCAGATACTGCCAAAAACCGAGAAAAGCAAGAAAAGTCGAAAAAGCCTAAAACTATAGAGATTGTTCAACctaataaagtaaaacaagggaagattgaaatgaaaaatgataagaaaacaaaaggTAAAAAGATTGAACAGGTATCAAACATAAACAGTAAACAACAGAAGCAAAAAGAACAGAAGTTAAAAGAAAAGGGTGTAAAGCCTGCTGAAAACTTTATAAAGGTTCTGGAGGAATCAGGAGATGAATCTGATAGTTCCCTTGAGTTTGATTCAgatgaatttgaaaaactgATGGAGAATGAAGATGATTCATTAGGGTCAGAAGACAAAGACAGTTCTGAGGATGGGTCTGATAACAGTGATGAAGAGAG TGAAGAATTGCCGAAAATACCATTAGTAATTAATCCAAATAAACTGAAGAATCAAGGGAATAAGAAGCCTCAAATGAAAAGAAAGCCTGTGCTGG ttaTGGCTAATCCACCGAAGAAATCCAAATTCGAAAAACAGCAAAAGAACCCACAATTCGCAAAGAAACAattgaaaaagaagaaataa
- the PCID2 gene encoding PCI domain-containing protein 2 homolog, translating into MSTCTLNQYIQMVERVFRTSQGIMLARLLSLRDEHVGNRQLRSSDIATIVEGNCLAPLDEIIIAHLLCVKALYLQDYMEAYSHQSACVGAVVRLLQAQKEENWSLPLMYTVCLDLRLVAQKAEYCNAQSNGKILEKAAESLLACFRVCAADNRSSDYETKRLGMLTLVNQLLKVYFRINKLHLCKPLIRAIDSSPFKDQFPLAQQITYRYFVGRKAMFDSDYRSADEYLSFAFENCHKKCSKNKQLILTYLVPVKMLLGFMPAKHLLEKYDLLQFWDLVSAVKKGDLRGIDHVMEEHESFFIRAGIYLMVEKLKITAYRNLFRKVYLAENTHQIDIASFQAALQIMGQDDVDADETQCIVANLIYDGKIKGYISYQHKKVVVSKQNAFPPLSSLY; encoded by the exons ATGTCAACTTGCACTTTAAATCAATACATTCAGATGGTGGAAAGAGTTTTCAGAACTTCTCAAGGGATTATGCTAGCTCGTCTACTTTCCTTGAGAGATGAACATGTGGGGAACAGACAACTACGTTCTAGTGATATAGCAACAATCGTTGAAGGCAACTGTTTGGCTCCATTGGATGAAATCATCATTGCTCATCTACTTTGTGTAAAA gcACTATATTTACAAGACTACATGGAAGCATACAGTCATCAAAGTGCATGTGTAGGCGCAGTTGTGAGGTTACTCCAAGCTCAGAAGGAGGAGAACTGGAGTCTTCCCCTTATGTACACAGTTTGTTTGGATCTTCGGCTGGTTGCACAGAAAGCAGAATACTGcaatg CACAGAGTAATGggaaaatattggaaaaagcTGCAGAAAGTTTACTTGCATGCTTTAGAGTTTGTGCGGCTGATAATAGATCTTCAGACTATGAAACAAAAAGACTGGGAATGTTGACCCTTGTCAACCAACTACTTAAAGTGTATTTTCGTATAAATAAGCTGCATTTATGCAAACCTTTGATAAGGGCCATAGATTCATCTCCATTTAAAGATCAGTTCCCATTAGCTCAACAAATCACCTATAGATATTTTGTTGGACGCAAAGCTATGTTTGATTCAGACTATCGGTCAGCTGATGAGTACCTGTCATTTGCGTTTGAGAACTGCCACAAGAAATGCagcaaaaataaacagttgATCTTGACTTACTTGGTACCAGTGAAAATGCTTTTGGGATTTATGCCAGCAAAGCATTTATTGGAGAAATATGATCTCTTACAATTTTGGGATTTAGTGTCTGCTGTCAAAAAAGGTGATTTGAGAGGCATTGACCATGTAATGGAAGAACATGAGAGCTTTTTCATTCGGGCTGGGATTTATTTGATGGtggaaaaactaaaaataactgCCTACAGGAATTTGTTTAGAAAAGTGTATTTGGCAGAGAATACACATCAGATTGATATAGCCAGTTTTCAAGCGGCATTGCAAATAATGGGACAAGATGATGTTGATGCAGATGAGACTCAGTGTATTGTTGCCAACCTAATTTatgatggaaaaataaagGGATATATCTCATACCAACACAAGAAAGTTGTAGTCAGCAAACAGAATGCATTCCCACCTCTCTCTAGTTTGTATTAA
- the LOC128671158 gene encoding protein AAR2 homolog isoform X2 yields MYHPGFMHYFNKKEFLVKMWDKKTEDMSKEEISEESIQRLKDNLLNLDRHLGPYPYEIWQKWKLLTSQVTAVLAQKLSPENGIIRASVELMSTTDADRPRGVKANKSVDSQENTGDDAEAKTPEGEDSAGQSDAKRAKRVTREQKEDSMLPDLKPAPGMSMRFTEIPQDKYPPGSTPEEITKHYLDQSYSLELMIAQHEEPLHIIGELQFAYLCFLIGHSLEAFEHWKNLVILICSCDDAIHKYRSVFFHFIRTIEVQIEEMPEDFLADIVMNKNLVYKKLREFFRTAYMSKVDGRLLTMIERFKENLTEKLQWDFTGLDADDEDERPVIVRLDGDEDVE; encoded by the exons ATGTATCACCCAG GCTTCATGCATTACTTCAATAAAAAGGAGTTTCTTGTGAAAATGTGGGACAAGAAGACTGAAGACATGAGTAAGGAGGAAATTAGTGAGGAAAGCATCCAGCGGCTCAAAGATAACTTGCTCAACCTAGATCGTCACCTGGGTCCATACCCTTATGAAATATGGCAAAAGTGGAAATTGCTGACTTCTCAAGTTACAG CTGTACTGGCACAAAAACTGTCACCAGAAAATGGTATCATCAGGGCATCAGTAGAACTTATGTCAACAACTGATGCTGACAGACCTCGAGGGGTTAAAGCAAACAAATCTGTTGACAGTCAAGAAAACACCGGAGATGATGCTGAAGCAAAAACACCAGAGGGTGAAGATAGTGCTGGCCAATCTGATGCAAAACGGGCAAAAAGAGTAACAAGAGAACAAAAAGAAGACTCAATGTTGCCAGACTTGAAACCAGCCCCAG GTATGTCTATGAGATTCACAGAGATTCCTCAAGATAAATACCCACCTGGTTCTACTCCTGAAGAAATCACCAAACATTACTTAGATCAGTCTTATTCCCTGGAGCTGATGATAGCCCAGCATGAAGA gCCTCTTCATATAATTGGAGAACTGCAATTTGCATATCTGTGCTTCCTAATTGGACATTCACTTGAAGCATTTGAGCATTGGAAAAACCTAGTCATACTGATCTGCTCTTGCGACGACGCCATACACAAATATAGAAGTGTATTCTTCCATTTCATAAGAACTATTGAAGTTCAAATCGAAGAAATGCCTGAAGATTTCTTGGCAGACATTGTTATGAACAAAAACCTGGTTTATAAGAAACTACGAGAGTTCTTTCGTACAGCATATATGAGTAAAGTTGATGGCAGACTCTTGACAATGATTGAACGATTCAAAGAGAATTTGACAGAAAAACTTCAGTGGGATTTTACAGGATTGGATGCTGACGATGAAGATGAAAGACCAGTCATCGTAAGATTAGATGGAGATGAAGatgtagaataa
- the LOC128671157 gene encoding uncharacterized protein LOC128671157, translating to MVASMLQNKAAFLIIIGLSHVLAAPVAQNAGGDGQEGRADVPVEQLEKLKIAESKERGPEIAEHVEYHRIDAVKTNGELVSRLEEHASADSAPGEKPKVHAQAQLDLPVEGVHKVVVQDGAQVSVQDATAAPSEEVTAKIFHGAARLVQPGSATSNPPSGHTAARRAFNADITKETKNNVDHYASYSGVQYSPLDMAEYVFWTGDERGVTTAIEDFLQEGLMTKEEAIAFLQEIKFNIDYLRAHYSQSLKAVEESVQQEKLRNMLMEQANAKEYQYRNPMPLQSFPFGNSPDIIRAIASKNWELSNNLSPIPVLPVSSDLRPEPIKRTYDPMLQTNIISTSDYDRDGQIITEEEYEEMMDKLKAADTLYTEYTLEEIIYQLAKMMFSQSLSRDPQSARAATQRFMAFLELEAERGQLSRTIEKKVLDVMIAALTDTIGDHPELLQAREGLGINPSNRLMNQFLEASASEPSMSRAILAAYKDELLKGPPLRKMAFPERN from the exons GGGGCGACGGACAGGAGGGACGAGCG GACGTGCCTGTTGAGCAGTtggaaaaactgaaaattg CCGAATCAAAGGAACGGGGTCCTGAGATTGCAGAACACGTGGAATATCATAgaatag ACGCAGTAAAAACGAATGGAGAGCTGGTGTCCCGTCTAGAAGAGCACGCGTCAGCCGACTCAGCCCCGGGGGAGAAGCCGAAGGTGCACGCCCAAGCACAGCTAGACCTGCCGGTCGAGGGGGTCCACAAGGTGGTTGTGCAAGATGGCGCCCAAGTCAGCGTGCAGGACGCCACTGCTGCCCCCAGTGAGGAGGTCACTGCTAAG ATTTTCCACGGCGCAGCTCGACTGGTGCAGCCTGGCTCCGCCACCAGCAACCCTCCGAGCGGCCACACTGCCGCTCGTAGAGCTTTCAACGCTGACATTACCAaggaaactaaaaataac GTTGATCATTACGCATCATATTCGGGAGTGCAATACTCTCCTCTGGACATGGCAGAGTACGTGTTTTGGACGGGTGACGAGCGCGGCGTAACCACCGCCATTGAAGACTTCCTCCAGGAGGGACTG ATGACGAAGGAAGAAGCCATCGCGTTCCTGCAAGAGATCAAGTTTAATATCGACTACCTCCGAGCACACTACTCACAGAGCCTGAAGGCTGTCGAGGAATCTGTTCAGCAGGAGAAACTCAGGAACATGCTGATGGAGCAAGCTAATGCCAAG GAGTACCAATACCGCAACCCGATGCCCCTCCAATCGTTCCCATTCGGGAACAGCCCTGATATCATCCGAGCCATCGCCAGCAAGAACTGGGAGCTGAGCAACAATCTCTCTCCGATTCCTGTGCTCCCAGTCTCCTCGGACTTGCGCCCGGAGCCCATTAAGAGGACGTACGACCCGATGCTGCAGACCAACATTATTA GTACCTCGGACTACGATCGAGATGGTCAAATCATAACTGAGGAAGAATATGAAGAGATGATGGATAAATTGAAGGCAGCTGATACTCTATACACGGAATATACGTTGGAAGAAATTATTTACCAACTGGCTAAG ATGATGTTCTCGCAGTCGCTCTCCCGAGACCCGCAGTCGGCGCGCGCCGCCACGCAGCGATTCATGGCCTTCCTGGAGCTGGAAGCTGAGAGGGGGCAACTCTCGCGCACTATTGAGAAGAAAGTCCTTG ATGTTATGATTGCTGCACTAACAGACACAATTGGCGACCATCCTGAACTATTGCAGGCCCGTGAGGGACTTGGCATCAACCCTTCCAACAG GCTAATGAATCAATTTCTGGAGGCGAGCGCTTCGGAGCCGAGTATGTCGCGCGCAATCCTGGCCGCTTACAAAGACGAGCTACTGAAGGGGCCGCCACTGCGCAAAATGGCATTCCCTGAGAGGaactaa
- the LOC128671158 gene encoding protein AAR2 homolog isoform X1, giving the protein MEMDQDTAKTLLVEGGTFVFLGVPEETQFGIDMQCWNTDEDFRGIKMIPPGLHYIHYSGVSKGTGDVSPRSGFMHYFNKKEFLVKMWDKKTEDMSKEEISEESIQRLKDNLLNLDRHLGPYPYEIWQKWKLLTSQVTAVLAQKLSPENGIIRASVELMSTTDADRPRGVKANKSVDSQENTGDDAEAKTPEGEDSAGQSDAKRAKRVTREQKEDSMLPDLKPAPGMSMRFTEIPQDKYPPGSTPEEITKHYLDQSYSLELMIAQHEEPLHIIGELQFAYLCFLIGHSLEAFEHWKNLVILICSCDDAIHKYRSVFFHFIRTIEVQIEEMPEDFLADIVMNKNLVYKKLREFFRTAYMSKVDGRLLTMIERFKENLTEKLQWDFTGLDADDEDERPVIVRLDGDEDVE; this is encoded by the exons ATGGAAATGGACCAGGATACTGCGAAGACGCTTCTAGTTGAAGGAGGTACATTTGTATTCCTCGGTGTGCCGGAAGAGACGCAATTTGGTATTGATATGCAATGTTGGAATACTGATGAAGATTTCCGTGGAATCAAAATGATTCCTCCGGGACTACACTATATACATTACTCTGGTGTGAGCAAAGGAACCGGAGATGTATCACCCAG ATCAGGCTTCATGCATTACTTCAATAAAAAGGAGTTTCTTGTGAAAATGTGGGACAAGAAGACTGAAGACATGAGTAAGGAGGAAATTAGTGAGGAAAGCATCCAGCGGCTCAAAGATAACTTGCTCAACCTAGATCGTCACCTGGGTCCATACCCTTATGAAATATGGCAAAAGTGGAAATTGCTGACTTCTCAAGTTACAG CTGTACTGGCACAAAAACTGTCACCAGAAAATGGTATCATCAGGGCATCAGTAGAACTTATGTCAACAACTGATGCTGACAGACCTCGAGGGGTTAAAGCAAACAAATCTGTTGACAGTCAAGAAAACACCGGAGATGATGCTGAAGCAAAAACACCAGAGGGTGAAGATAGTGCTGGCCAATCTGATGCAAAACGGGCAAAAAGAGTAACAAGAGAACAAAAAGAAGACTCAATGTTGCCAGACTTGAAACCAGCCCCAG GTATGTCTATGAGATTCACAGAGATTCCTCAAGATAAATACCCACCTGGTTCTACTCCTGAAGAAATCACCAAACATTACTTAGATCAGTCTTATTCCCTGGAGCTGATGATAGCCCAGCATGAAGA gCCTCTTCATATAATTGGAGAACTGCAATTTGCATATCTGTGCTTCCTAATTGGACATTCACTTGAAGCATTTGAGCATTGGAAAAACCTAGTCATACTGATCTGCTCTTGCGACGACGCCATACACAAATATAGAAGTGTATTCTTCCATTTCATAAGAACTATTGAAGTTCAAATCGAAGAAATGCCTGAAGATTTCTTGGCAGACATTGTTATGAACAAAAACCTGGTTTATAAGAAACTACGAGAGTTCTTTCGTACAGCATATATGAGTAAAGTTGATGGCAGACTCTTGACAATGATTGAACGATTCAAAGAGAATTTGACAGAAAAACTTCAGTGGGATTTTACAGGATTGGATGCTGACGATGAAGATGAAAGACCAGTCATCGTAAGATTAGATGGAGATGAAGatgtagaataa